One Eubacterium sp. AB3007 genomic window, TCCTCAGAAAGAGCGAGCCCTACCAGGATCGCTCTTGGACGCTCTTCTTCCAGTACCTGATTGTCCTCTGAAAAACGCAGCATTCTCTACTCTACCCGATCATCAGATGTCGATCTTGTTGATCTCACCGCGCAGAAATTCGTTGGTGATCTTGATCCGTGTGCCTTTCATGCCAAGGGACCTCGACTCGATCACTCCGGCACTTTCCAGCTTACGCAGCGCATTGACGATCACGGAACGGGTGATGCCGGACTTGTCGGCGATCTTGCTGGCCACCAGCAGCCCCTCGTCCCCTTCCAGTTCCGCAAAGATCTTGGTGACCGCATCCAGCTCCGAGAAGGAAAGCGTCTCCAGCGCCATGCTGACAGCGTTCCGTTCCCGGCTGTCTGCTTCCTCCTCCAGTGTCTTCCCTTTGGCCACTTCCAGGCCAATGACAGTAGCACCGTATTCACAGATGGCGATGTCCTCATCATCGTAGGCATGGTCCGGACGTGCCAGCAGCAGCGTTGCCATGCGTTTTCCACCGAAGATGATCGGCACGATCACATGGTATTTGCTGGCAAGTTCGTAGTTGTCGCCGTAGACTTCCTTGATACTGTCGTAGATCAGGTTGGCCCTGGTCTCTCTCATTTCCAGGAAACGATCGTTGTACAGACTCGGCAGTCTCACCTTCCCGTTATCGTCCA contains:
- the codY gene encoding GTP-sensing pleiotropic transcriptional regulator CodY translates to MSKKILERIRRLNLTLSESTTGLVSFDELCVIISEMLESNVYILSKSGKLLAAKYSPGEEAPLELDDNGKVRLPSLYNDRFLEMRETRANLIYDSIKEVYGDNYELASKYHVIVPIIFGGKRMATLLLARPDHAYDDEDIAICEYGATVIGLEVAKGKTLEEEADSRERNAVSMALETLSFSELDAVTKIFAELEGDEGLLVASKIADKSGITRSVIVNALRKLESAGVIESRSLGMKGTRIKITNEFLRGEINKIDI